The sequence TGTTTCGGGTTGAACATTTCAGACAGATCCTCCTTGAACAAACCCATCTGAACCTGCTCATCTTTCCTCGGTATCATCTGCCCTCCTGAAAATCAAAATCTGCAAGAAATCTATGCACATACTACCATTTTTATGCAGATATTAACATTTTAAAATGAGCTTTATGCCAATTATATCATAGGCTTAAGTGCTTCTTCAGGGGGAACTAAATAGTCTTAAGAAGTCCAACGCTGCAGATTGAAGGTGAAGCTGGAGGCTTTTTCAGGCCTTGTGATGTTTGATCACCTTTCCCTGAACCATATAGATGACGTCCTCGCAGATGTTTGTAGCCAGGTCGGCTATGCGTTCCATGTTCGAGGCGATCTTCATGAGGTGCAGGGCCCTTTCAACTGTCAGCGGGTCGGTTATCATGCAGGATACAAGCTCTCTGATAATCTGGGTTCTCAACGCGTCCACTATGCTGTCCCTTTCGCAGACCGCCATAGCCAGCCCGGCGTCTTCATTTACAAATGAATCGATGGCGTTCTTCAGCATCGACACGGTTACTTCAGCCATACGGGGTATATCTATGAGCGGTTTTACGGGTGGCTGACCTATGAGGAACAGGGCGCTTTCCGAAATCGTTACGGCATGGTCAGCCATGCGCTCGAGTGTCGTCGATATATTCAGTATCATGAGTATCGTTCTAAGAGGCTTGGTTGCAGGCTGATGCTGTGCTATTGTTGAAACGCACATCTCATCGATAGCGATTTCATAATCATTCGCCCTTGGCTCATCTTCATTTATTACGGATTCAAGAAGGCGGGCATCTTTTTCCTTGAGCCCCCTTACGCTTTTTTCGATCATGGTCTCGACAAGCGCTGCATTGTCGATCAGTTCTTTTCTGAGTTCTATAAGTTTTCTTTCTTCAAGCATTGTTTTCTCCTTCCCTCTAATATCATCATCCAAACTGGCCCGAAAGGTATGATTCAGTCATGGTCTGTTTGGGCACGGTGAACATCTGGGTTGTATTACCGTATTCTATAAGGCTGCCCAGGTATAAAA comes from Desulfomonilia bacterium and encodes:
- the phoU gene encoding phosphate signaling complex protein PhoU; this translates as MLEERKLIELRKELIDNAALVETMIEKSVRGLKEKDARLLESVINEDEPRANDYEIAIDEMCVSTIAQHQPATKPLRTILMILNISTTLERMADHAVTISESALFLIGQPPVKPLIDIPRMAEVTVSMLKNAIDSFVNEDAGLAMAVCERDSIVDALRTQIIRELVSCMITDPLTVERALHLMKIASNMERIADLATNICEDVIYMVQGKVIKHHKA